DNA from Acidobacteriota bacterium:
TCTCCCTGATCTCCTTTCCGGTGTACTTCCAATGTAAGAGGCACAAGGGAACCGTAGGTGCGCCCGTGGTAAGGGACTTCCGAGGCGCCATGGCGGGACGCGGCGACAGGGGCCTCATCATCACCACGGGCTCATTCACTCCTGACGCCAAGCGCGAGGCCACCCGAGACGGGGCTACCCCTCTCGATCTCATCGATGGCGACAACCTCTGTGAACTCCTGAAGGAGCGGGAACTAGGCGTTGTGGTCAGGAAGCGTACTGTCGAAGACGTAACGATCGACAGCGAGTACTTCAATCGATTCGAGGGTGCCTCGAAGGCGGCTCAAGGTACTCCCCAAAAGTCCGAAGGCGGTGTCAAAACCCCGTCAACCGAGCGCACGCGTCGCTCTTCTCCTCGGGCGGCTCGATGGTCGTATCTCGGTGAGGGCCGATCGGAGAAGACCGCCGCCGACATGTACGAGCACATCGTCGGCCAGCTATACAACGATTGCGGCGGTGTCTCCTTCTACCGGAAGTTCCGGGACGAGATTGCAACGACCAAGCGCTCCCACATCGGTGAGTCGCCCAGGGAGGCCGACCCAGAGGAGCGGTCGATAAGGTCGCTGCCGGGTGGCTGGTATCTGAACGTCCATTCCCCCAACCAGCAGAAGCGGAAGTGGATCCAAGCTGCCTGCGAGTGCGCCAGCATCGAGTTCGGCAAGGAACTGATCGTAGAGTTTCGGCCCGAGTGACACGAGAATCTGCCCGTTCATCCGTTGGCGGCGTCAGTCGTCGCCGGCGTGTCGCGGCTCAAGTGGAGCGTGTTCGAACTCTCCGGGAAGTCCTTTAATTCGGGGGCCGAGCACCGCCTTCATGGCGGCCGCGGCCTTGTTCAGTTCGCGCAGTCGCTCCTTGTCTGGCTCGTCGAGACTGACGTCAACCGAGTAGGTCACGCCCCAACGGCCGTTGCCTGAGCGATCGTCCCACCAGTGGAGCTCCCGCTGCGGCCCGGCGGCGGCGAACTCGCGGGCAATGTCATCGGAGTCCGCCCTCAGTTCGTCATACGCCCCGAGCCATGTTCCCGGCTTGTTTCGGGGCTTCGTGTTTGTCACGACGATACGGGCTTCGCCGTGCTTGACCGCGACGCGGTAGAGCAGCCTCTGCCCACGAGCCGGAGTGGTCCGATCCGCGGCCACGTTTGGTGAGAGACCCTTGAACGGCGAGTCGATCCCATCTTCGTTCGCTTGGGCAAACAGTGCGGCCTGAAAGGCGCGCCTCTTGATCTGTAACGGCTTGAGCGCGCCATCAGCTTCGTCACTTCCGGAGCCTTCGCCGGTTACGCCGCCGTCGGGCGGTGATGCCACAACTTCGAAGACCGGCGCGGGAAGAGAATCCCCGATCCTGATTGCCCTCACCTCAACCATCCAGATCCTGACCGTTCCGGCCTCGTTCAGTCTTTCCACCGCCTTGACGTGCTCGTCGCGGGCGTTCTCGACTATCCAGATGCCCTGGCTGATCTCCTGTTCGGGGTGAGCGATGTAGGTCAGGAGTTGACCGAAGTGCTTGTGGTCGCTCGGTCCGTACTGATTCTCTAGTGCCACGCTGTCGTCGTAGGTTTCGGCGACGATATCGATGCGAAAGGCACCCGCCGGTTGCTCGCTGCGGGCGTCCTTGAGACCGATGCCGAGAACCCGGTCGAGTTCCCCGATGTTCGTCGTGAGCCACGGAGTGAAGTCAGCGTCTTCCTTCGGCCACACTCTGCGGAGGGCGACCGGACTCACCGTGCCGATCTTTGTCGTCATCGTCCGACCCTACTCCCGTCCCGCTTCATGCGGCAGACACGGGAGCATCGCTCGGTCCTCGGCGGCGTCTCCTCCAGCCGTTCGGCTGAGCAGGGAAGTCAGAGCACCTTCCTGAAGGCGCCGGCGGCGCTGATCGTGACAATCCACGGACCTATCAGTTCGGTATCGACGATGCTCTCGATCTTCGGCCACGCGATCATGATCGCCCGCAACATCCGGAGTCGGTTGGCGCGCCGGTCGGTGAGCACAAGGAGTCGCGCGTCGGCCGAACGTATGGCCGCCACTTCTGAAGCTCGGTGCCGGATCCCTTTGTCCTTGGTGACCAGGACATGCCCGAGTTCGGTCTGTTCGGCGATCCATGTCTTGTCCGGGACTTTCCGCTGCGCCGGGTAGTGATCATCGTGGGAGACCGCGCGTACACGCACGGCTTGGAGAGCCTGCGGCACGGCTTTGCCGATCGAGCGGTCGAAGAAGAACGTCGGGCAAGAGTCGTCCTCGGGCTCAACCGGCATCGGAGATCAATCGCCTCGTAGCTGGGCCGGACTACGCGGCCCGTCTGGCCGCTCGTTCCCAAGCCACGGCAGTCTCGACCTCGGACCTCTCCAGTGAGAAGTCCTCGGCAATGGCGTCGAGCCCCTCGCCGGCCTCCAGGCGTTCGAAGAGGACATCGGTTCGGACCCCCGAGCCCGCGACAACCGGAAGACCCCAGCCGAAGCGCGGATCCAGCATGACGTCGTGTCGATCATCGAGCCAGAGCCTCGAAGGATCACCGTGGTCATCGAAGACGAGCGACTTGAAGTGCTCCTGGACCGCGTCCGGCCAAACGAGCTGACCGCCGCCGGTGACGTCCAAGAGCATGGGCGCCTCGCTGGCCTCCTGCAGTTCGATGAACAGGGCCTTCCCGTCAGTCTCGAAGTCGGGCTTCAGGAGCGGCCGCTCGAATCCGGACAGATGCTCGCTGACGAAGTCCAGCGCGAGGCGGACTCGTTGCATGGAAACGCCTCTTCGGCGATACGCATCGAGGAAGCGTGCTTCGACGACGTTGAAGAAGCTGAGGATCAGTGGGGCGTCGGCGCCGCCGTCGGCAGCCAGCACGGGAGGCTTGCCGGTGGGCCAGCCGCAGAACCAAGTCCGCAGCGTAGGGGTGGGCATCCCGACGATCTTCGCCGCCTCAGCGAGCGGGTAGCGGGGTTCAATACCGTGCTGCATCGGAGTACTTCTCTTCGTTGGCCGCTCTCACTGACCGTCTGCTGGGACCGTGGCTGGCGAGAGACAGGACCAACATAGCAGACCGGCTATGAGCGGCGTCTATCGGGGGAAGTAGCCAGTAGTCGCGGCTGAAGGTTGACCCGTTTGGTGGTGTAGGGTGCCGGACAGTGAGAGCGAGAGCGCGCCCGCTTGCCGAGCACCCCCCAACAAGGGCTACTCGTTGCCGAGAAGGCGCCCGGTCGCTCGCCGCCAAGGGGTTGTACGTAGCTCGGCGGTCAGCCAGAAAGGTCACCGTGGCGGCGGCCCTGTCGGTGGTCCTGACTCCTGCCGTCAGCGGACAAGAGCCAGGGTTGCCCCTCAGCGAGCCGATCGCGGGTCACCGCGTCCTGCGAGCGGAACTTGACCAGGCCCCGAACCCTGATCTGGAGCGCGACCTGGAGTCGTGGACCGAGATCTGTAGTCACGACGATCTGACGGGTGAGATCGCGAGTTGCTACCTGCAGTCCCCCATGTACTCGGAGGCATCCTCGACCGCTTCGGGGTTCTTCACTGCCTTGCTGCACGTCGAGTGCGACGGTGAGGTGTGGGTCGGTGCGACGCGGGGGCAGACCAACTCTAAGGGTGTGCCGGTCGTCGGTTCGGCTGAGGACATGCGGCCCACACGGGCGGTCGTCGGAGGTGTCGTACAGGATGCTGCCGACCCGGCCCGCAACACCCTGTTCGTCAGTGACTCGGCGACGTGGGCCGGCACCACACTCGCCTTCGAGGCCCGGCACCCTGACAACTCAACGGCGGTCTGGCGGCTTCCGTTCGGCGAATCGGAACAGCACGTCGTCGAGTCATTCCTGAACGGCCCCGCTTGCCCTCGAGTGGAACCTGAGCCGACCTTGCCCGAACCGACGCCATCGTCCGAGCCGGTCATCGTTGATCCGGTACGGATCAGCGGCACCGATCCGCCGTTCCCGAAGTCAGCCCGAAGAGCGGGTGTTCGAGGCTCTCTGTCACTTCGGCTCACGATCTCCGAAACCGGCGATGTCGTGAACGTCGAGGTCACGCGAGAGGTCTACTTCGGCCGGTCCGGCCGAGAACGAGACCTCGAGAAGAAGCGCCGACAAGCTGCCCAGGAGCAAACCACCAAAGCGGCAGTGGCGACCATTCGGCAGTGGAAGTACCGGCCCGCTACGGCGGATGGCCAACCGGTCAGCGTTTACTTCGACGTGACGCTGACATACGGCCTATAGGGTCCGCCCACTGGCTAGCGAGCTACGGCGCAACCCGGTTCCGATACAGCGTTGGGTCGACTACTCCGGCCATGGCCTGCTGGTCGAGCCCATCGACGAGGCCAGCGATTCGCTTTGCCGCTGCCTCGGGGTCCCGCAGGGCCTCGCCGTACTCGATCTCAACCCACTCGAACTGCGGCGCGTGGCGGAGGAGGTAGTTCACCCGCCAGAGCTGGTCCTGCCACAGCTCCATCATCCGCTCGTCCGACGTGTCGTCCGTCTCGCCGCGACGATCGAGCATCTTGCGCTGCGAGGCCAGCACTTCTCCGAGGTCACGTCGCATCAGGATAACTTGGTAGTTCAGGTTGGGCGGCAGGTCCTTGAGCAGAAAGGAGATGACCTTGACGGCGCGTCCCCTGGAAGCCTGGAGCCAGGACTTGTCCGGCTCGTTCGCCAGACCCTTGACTCGCTCATCCTCGTAGTAGCCGCGCGGATTGTCCTCGTCGGCTTTCCGCTCGCCGTCGGTCACGATCTCCATCCCGCCGGCCTCAAGCATCTTCATTGCCATGGAGGTTCCGGAGCGAGGCAAGCCCGAGACGACGACGATCGGCCGGCCGTAGCGGAGGCGTCGCCAGCGGGTTCGCAGGTTCATGGCGGCGGGATGCTAGCCGTGGTCCGTCGGACCCAGATCCAGCCTTCACGATGCGCCAGGTCTTGATCTTCCGGACGCGCGGCTCGTCCTGCGATGAAGTCTTCCGCGGCGAGGACGCAGACCGCGGCGTCCAGCGTGTCCGCGTTGCGGTGAAGTTCGCTGGCACCGGAATCCGGGATCCTCATCGAGTGGCGCCTGAGGGCCTTGACGATCTCGCGGCGCTCACCCAGTTGATCGACCTTCTTGTAGCCGGCGTCCCGGATTCCGTAGGCCCTGAGCGTCGCTGCGGGATACACCTCTATCGCCGCCGGTCCTTCTACACCAGTAGGTGTCCAGGCGAGCGGAACTGGTGTGCCGAGAGCCTCGCCCAGCTTGCCGAGGAGGTCCAGAGCAGCGTGGGCTGTCCGTGCAATGAGGTTTGCGCCGACTTCGAGCGGCCTCTTCCCGGTCGCGTGTTGAACGAAGTCGTCGGTTCTTCGCCGGAACATGCCGTCGGCTGACGTTGCGATGGCCTGGCCGGCTTCGTGCGACTCCAGGGCATCCCCTAGAGGCACCGGCCATCCCAGCGGTGCATCGACGGCAATCAGCGTGGCTTCCCTGGCTTCGGCCACCCACTTCGTGAGAATGTCGAGGAACGGCCTGCGGCGCTTCCATGTGCGATCCAGTCGAAGGTGGCCGTCCCCCCTAGTCGCCAGGACCAAGCCCTTCTTGGCGTCCTTTGTCGCGAAGTCGACTCCGATGATCCGAGAGAAACCAGTTTCGGCACGAGGGTTCGCCTTGAGGTCTCTCCGGTTCCCTTCCTGTCCTTGTTCTGTCGTGGGCTCTGCCATCTGCCGGGGAAGTTCGGTCGAATCGTTGGGCAAGCGAGAGACTAGCTTGCAGCCGCCAGATCGCAGATGGAGCCTTGGTATGCTCCGCGGCGCTTCGCGAGCCGCCGCACTCCTGCGCTCGGGCGGCGCCAGCACCTGGAGAAACCGTTGCCAGCTCAGCGTCTCGTAACCGTCGCGCTGGCGCTTCTGGCGGCGCTATTCGCCGCCGCGCCGGCGGCCGCCTACATCGGTCCGGGGGCGGGGTTCGCGCTGATGTCGTCGTTCCTGGTTCTGCTGGCGACGGTGGCGCTGGCCTTCGTCTCGCTTCTGGCGTGGCCGGTGCGGACGCTGTGGCGGGTGGTACGGCGGAAGAAGCCGCCGAAGGCGCACGTCAGGCGGCTCGTCTTCGTCGGTCTCGACGGCCAGGACCCGCGGTTGACCGAGCGGATGATGAAGGAGGGGAAGCTCCCCAACTTCAAGGCTCTCAGCGAGCGGGGAAGCTATCGGCGGATAGCCAGCACCTACCCGGCGCTATCGCCCGTCGCCTGGTCGACGTTCGCGACCGGGGCCAATCCGGGCAAGCACAACATCTTCGATTTCCTCGACCGGGACCTGCGCAGTTACCTGCCCAAGCTGTCCTCGGCCCACATCGGCCGGATCGAGCGCTTCCTGAAGCTGGGCAAGTGGAAGATCCCGCTGCAGAAGCCGGAGATCCGCATGCTCCGGCGGTCGAAGCCGTTCTGGACCGTGCTGGGCGAGCGGAACGTCTGGAGCACGGTGCTCCGGGTTCCGATCACCTTCCCGCCCGACCGGTT
Protein-coding regions in this window:
- a CDS encoding restriction endonuclease, which produces MNSREAAGLPLYPELRWVTLGAIRRLPMPATNDEIDEAVGTNLKMTPVQRAVRAANGAKSELGFRVSFCRSQLKIVGALKSERRGYWRLTSEGVDMDEETVERRWAEYLRDRRQEKLGRATRRQVRSSAATGAHGSADDDEPGEAAWNDELLSRLLDMSPGAFERLAQELLRSSGFEAVKVIGGSGDGGIDGTALYRFSLISFPVYFQCKRHKGTVGAPVVRDFRGAMAGRGDRGLIITTGSFTPDAKREATRDGATPLDLIDGDNLCELLKERELGVVVRKRTVEDVTIDSEYFNRFEGASKAAQGTPQKSEGGVKTPSTERTRRSSPRAARWSYLGEGRSEKTAADMYEHIVGQLYNDCGGVSFYRKFRDEIATTKRSHIGESPREADPEERSIRSLPGGWYLNVHSPNQQKRKWIQAACECASIEFGKELIVEFRPE
- a CDS encoding DUF433 domain-containing protein, with translation MQHGIEPRYPLAEAAKIVGMPTPTLRTWFCGWPTGKPPVLAADGGADAPLILSFFNVVEARFLDAYRRRGVSMQRVRLALDFVSEHLSGFERPLLKPDFETDGKALFIELQEASEAPMLLDVTGGGQLVWPDAVQEHFKSLVFDDHGDPSRLWLDDRHDVMLDPRFGWGLPVVAGSGVRTDVLFERLEAGEGLDAIAEDFSLERSEVETAVAWERAARRAA
- a CDS encoding energy transducer TonB; translation: MPLSEPIAGHRVLRAELDQAPNPDLERDLESWTEICSHDDLTGEIASCYLQSPMYSEASSTASGFFTALLHVECDGEVWVGATRGQTNSKGVPVVGSAEDMRPTRAVVGGVVQDAADPARNTLFVSDSATWAGTTLAFEARHPDNSTAVWRLPFGESEQHVVESFLNGPACPRVEPEPTLPEPTPSSEPVIVDPVRISGTDPPFPKSARRAGVRGSLSLRLTISETGDVVNVEVTREVYFGRSGRERDLEKKRRQAAQEQTTKAAVATIRQWKYRPATADGQPVSVYFDVTLTYGL
- a CDS encoding sulfotransferase family protein, which codes for MNLRTRWRRLRYGRPIVVVSGLPRSGTSMAMKMLEAGGMEIVTDGERKADEDNPRGYYEDERVKGLANEPDKSWLQASRGRAVKVISFLLKDLPPNLNYQVILMRRDLGEVLASQRKMLDRRGETDDTSDERMMELWQDQLWRVNYLLRHAPQFEWVEIEYGEALRDPEAAAKRIAGLVDGLDQQAMAGVVDPTLYRNRVAP
- a CDS encoding DUF429 domain-containing protein, which encodes MLAPPERRSAAAREAPRSIPRLHLRSGGCKLVSRLPNDSTELPRQMAEPTTEQGQEGNRRDLKANPRAETGFSRIIGVDFATKDAKKGLVLATRGDGHLRLDRTWKRRRPFLDILTKWVAEAREATLIAVDAPLGWPVPLGDALESHEAGQAIATSADGMFRRRTDDFVQHATGKRPLEVGANLIARTAHAALDLLGKLGEALGTPVPLAWTPTGVEGPAAIEVYPAATLRAYGIRDAGYKKVDQLGERREIVKALRRHSMRIPDSGASELHRNADTLDAAVCVLAAEDFIAGRAARPEDQDLAHREGWIWVRRTTASIPPP